The following DNA comes from Amycolatopsis albispora.
GCTCGGCTCGGGTGAACACCGTGCCGGTCGGGTTGTGCGGCGAGTTGACCAGGATCGCCCTGGTCTTGGGCGTGACCGCCGCGCGCACGGCGTCGGTGTCCAGCGCGAACCGGCCGTCCCGCTCGACCAGCGAAACCACCCGCCGCGAGGCGCCGGCGAGCGCGACGGCGGCCGCGTACGAGTCGTAGTACGGCTCGATCACGATCACCTCGTCGCCGGGCTCGGTCAGCGCCAGCAGGCTGGCGGCGATCGCCTCGGTGGCGCCCGCGGTGACGAGGATCTCCCCATCGGGGTCGTATTCGAGGCCGTAGCGGGCGCGGTGCGCCGAGATCGCCCGGCGCAGCTCGGGGCGGCCGGGGCCCGGCGGGTACTGGTTCAGGCCGCCGAACAGCGCGTCCTTCGCCGCGTCGAGCATCGCGGCCGGGCCGTCGGTGTCGGGAAAACCCTGGCCGAGGTTGATCGCGCCGGTGGCCGTGGCCAAGGCGGTCATCTCCGCGAAGATGGTCGAGGTGAACGGCTGCAGGCGAGGGACTAGAGCTGGTTGACGCACAAGGGTGAATCTTCACGGAGAATGGCGGTGTGGAGCAACTGACGAAACCCGCCGACCCCCCGGGCGGACTGGCCGGCGAGGAGGCCAAGCGCGCCGGGCTGCGGAAGATGAAGCTGGTCGCGCTGTCCTTCCTCGGCGGCGCGTTCGTGATCTTCCTGCTGACCAGCTGGGCGCAGTCAGCGGGCTGGCCGGGCTGGGTGGGTTACGTCCGCGCGGCCGCCGAAGCGGGCATGGTCGGCGCGCTGGCCGACTGGTTCGCGGTGACCGCGTTGTTCCGGCACCCGCTCGGGATCAAGATTCCGCACACCGCGATCATCCCGAACAAGAAGGACGCGCTGGGCAAGAGCCTCGGCGACTTCGTCGGCAGCAACTTCCTGTCCGAGGCCGTGGTCCGCGACAAGCTGCGCCGCGTCGGCATCTCCGAGCGCCTCGGCGGCTGGCTCGCACAACCGGAGAACGCGGACCGCGTGACCTCCGAACTGGCCACCGTGCTGCGTGGCGCGGTGACCGTGCTCCGGGACGACGACGTGCAGGCCGTGGTCGAGCAGGCGGTCACCCGCCGCCTGCTGGACCGGCCGTGGGGGCCGCCGCTGGGCAGGCTGCTGGCCTCGGTGTTCGCCGACGGCGCCCACCACAAGCTGGTCGACCTGCTGTGCGACCGCGGGTACGAATGGGTGCGCGACAACCACACCTCGATGCTCCGGGTGGTCTCGGACCGCGCGCCGAGCTGGTCGCCGAAGTTCGTCGACGAGATGCTCGCGGACAAGGTCTACGGCGAGGTGCTGTCGTTCGCGTGGGCCATCAAGACCGACGTGAACCACCCGATGCGCCTCGCGCTGGACAAGTTCCTCGCCGAGTTCGCGCAGGACCTGCAGACCGATCCGAAGACGATGGAACGCGCGGAGCAGGTCAAGCAGCAGGTGATCGAGCACCAGGAGGTGCAGAAGCTGATCGGCTCGGCGTGGGGCACGGCGAAGGCCATGCTGCTCACCGCCGCCGAGGACCCGTCGAGCGAACTGCGCAAGCGCGTGCGCGACGGCCTGCTCAGCCTGGGCGCCAAGCTGAAGTCCGACGACGGCCTGCGCGACAAGGTGGACGGCTGGGTCGAGGGCGCGGCGGCGCACGTCGTGCTGAACTACTCGAGCGAGATCACCACGATCATCACCGACACCGTGGAGCGCTGGGACGCCGAGGAGACCTCGCGCAAGATCGAGCTCCAGGTGGGCCGGGACCTGCAGTTCATCCGGATCAACGGCACCGTGGTCGGCGCGCTGGCCGGGCTGGTCATCTACACCATCGCGCAACTGCTCTTCTGATTTCCGCGGCCGTGGTGTCGAATGGCGGCGCGTCCGTTCGTAGCCAAGGTGAGAGACCGGCAACGGGCCGGTCGCCGCTCACCGGAGGCTCACCATGTCCGTCACCACCGCCGCTCCCGCCGCCACGACCGTGACCGGCGGCGGGCTCACCGCCGCGGCCGTCGCCAGTGCCGCGACCGCGACCGTCGCCGCGGCCGCCGAGTTCGCCGGGATCGCCCCGGTGGTCGGCGGCACGCCGATCCCCGCGTTCGGCTTCGCCGTGCTGACCGCCATCTGCTCGGTGCTCGGCCTGGTACTGGCGCTGGTGCTGGCGCGCACGGCGAGCCACCCGCGCCGCGCGTTCGTCCGCGCCACCGTCGCGCTGACCGTGTTGTCACTGGCGCCGGACGTGCTCGCGGACGCGTTGGTGACCACGAAGGCACTGCTCATGCTGACCCACGTGGTCGCCGCCGCGATCGTCATCCCGGCCGTCGCCCGTCGCCTGCCCGCCTGAATCCCCCGTTTCCCGTGAGGAGTTCCGAGATGAAGCACTACCTGCTCGCCGTCCAGATCGACGAAACCGTGCCGGAGCCGGAGGACGAGCTGCGGGAGCAGCTGGCCAGGACGGCGAAGGTCAGCGACGAGATCAAGGCCGCCGGGGCGTGGGTGTTCGCCGGTGGGCTGCTGCCCTCGCACGCCAGCACGGTCGTCCGCCCCGGCAACGGCACCACCACGATGACCGACGGCCCGTTCGCCGAGACGAAGGAGCAGCTCGGCGGGTTCTGGGTGATCCAGTGCGAGGACCTCGACGAGGCGCTGGCCTGGGCGGACAGGTGCGCGCTGGCGTGCGCGCGCCCGATCGAGGTGCGGCCGTTCGACGACGTCGTGTGATGAGCGTCGATCTCGACGGCGTCTACCGGGCGGAGTACGGCCGGTGCGTGGCCACGCTGACGCGCCTCCTCGGCGACATCGGGCTCGCCGAGGAGGCTGTGCAGGACGCGTTCGCGGTGGCCGTCCAGAAGTGGGAAGAGGCGCTGCCCGCCAATCCCGGCGCGTGGATCGTGACCACCGCGCGCAACCGGGCGATCGACCGGCTGCGCCGGGAGTCCACCCGCGAAGCGCGGCACGCGCAAGCCCTGCTGCTGCACCAATCCGACGAGCCGGAGGAGGTGGGCCCGGTGCGCGACGACCAGCTCCGCCTGATCTTCACCTGCTGCCACCCGGCGCTCTCGCCGCTCGCGCAGACCGCGCTCACGCTGCGCCTGCTCGGCGGGCTGGAGGTGCCGGAGATCGCGCGGGCGTACCTGGTGCCGGAGGCGACCATCTCGCAGCGGATCGTCCGGGCGAAGAAGAAGATCCGGGACGCGGGCATCCCGTACCGGGTGCCGGAGGCGGCGGAGCTGCCCGATCGGCTGGCGCCCGTGCTGACCGTGCTCTATCTGGTGTTCAACGAGGGGTACACCTCGACCTCGGGTGAGCTGGTGCGGACGGATCTGTGCGCGGAGGCGGTCCGGCTGGCACGGGCGCTGGCCGAGCTGATGCCCGACGAGCCGGAGGTACTCGGGTTGCTGGCGTTGCTGCTGCTCACCGAGGCGAGGCGGCCGGCGCGGGTGGGGCCGTCGGGGGAGCTGGTGGTGCTCGCGGAGCAGGACCGGTCGTTGTGGAACCGGGCGCTGATCGCGGAGGGGCACGAGCTGGTGCGGCGGTGCCTGCGGCGGAACCAGCCGGGCCCGTACCAGCTCCAGGCGGCGATCAACGCCGTGCACACCGATGGCGAGGCGACCGACTGGGCGCAGGTGCTGGCGTTGTACGACCAGCTGCTGCAGCACGCGCCGACGCCGATCGTGGCGCTGAACCGGGCGGTCGCCGTCGCCGAGGTCCACGGCCCGGCGATGGCGCTGGCCACCATCGAGGACCTGGACCTGCCGGGTTACCACCTGCTGCCCGCGACGCGGGCGGATCTGCTGGCGCGCCTCGGCCGCACGGCGGACGCGGCCGCCGCCTACGACGAGGCGATCGAGCTGGCGAAGAACCCGACGGAACGCGCCTTCCTGAAAGGGCGGCGAGCCACACTCGCCTGACGCGGACACGAATGTGGCTTCCGGGGCCGAATCCGCCCCCAAAGCCACATTCGTGTCCTGCCTCGGCGCGCCCGCCGGGCGGTTCGGCGCTGGGCGGCTCGCCCCCCGCCAACGTCACGAAAGCCACATTCGAGACGCCAAACGTCTCGAAAGCCACATTCGTGACACCCGCCCCGCCCGGTCGGAAGTTCACGCTGGGCATCACCTGGTTGGCGGTTGGCGGCCCTCCGGGTGACCCTCCAGCGGGGGAGTTATCCACAGAAACCCGAGTTATCCCCCGGGTTGTCCACAGGTTCGAACGGTGTGGTAGGGCCCCGGCTCACGACTGGGTGGCGCGTTGCCGCCACGCCCGGGCCTTCTCCCGGTTGCCGCAGGCGCTCATCGAGCACCACGCCCGCGAGCGGTTCCGCGAACGGTCGTAGAACGCCCACCGGCAGTTGTCCGCCGGGCAGATCTTGATCCGCGCGAACTCCCCGAGCAGCGAAAGCCGCGCCGCCGCCGCGAGCACCGCGCCCACCGCCGAGTCCGCGACCAGCGACGGGCCGGCCGGGGTCACCGCGATCCGCACCGGCACGTCCACCTCGCCCGCGGTCGCGTGCGGATCACCGGCCAGGGCGCGCAGGGATTCCCGCGTCGAACGCGCCTCGCCGACCGGGCCCGGCCGCAGGTCGCGGGCCGCGGCCCAGGCGTGCCACGAGTCGGCGCCGCGCAGCTCGTCGGTCCCCTCTTCCACATCGACCGTGTTCAGGAAGTCGAGCACCAGCGTGACGTCGGCTTCCGGCGTGGTGCGCACGTTCCCAGTGTAGGCACCGAACCGGTTGTGCCCGCCCGCGCTAACCGCCATAATCGAAACACCGGTTACCGACCACGGGAGGAACAACGATGACCACCGCGGTACCCACGTTCGGCTCGGTGGTGCTCGACTGCGCGGACGCGCCCGAGCTGGCCGCCTTCTACGCCAAGCTGCTCGACTGGCCCGACGCCGACGGCGACGAACAGTGGCGGACCCTGAGCAACCCGGCGGGCGGTCCCAAGATCGAGTTCCAGCGGGTGGCCGACTTCCGCGCCCCCGACTGGCCGTCGCCGAAGAAGCCGCAGCAGTTCCACCTCGACCTGACCGTCACCGACCTGGCCGCCGCGCACGAGCGCGCGCTGCACCTCGGCGCCCGCCTGCTCGACGACTCGAACGACCACGACGGCAAGGGCTTCCGCGTCTACGCCGACCCGGCCGGGCACCCGTTCTGCCTCTGCGCGTGCTGAGGCGCACCCATGCGGCCCCGGTTATGCGTAGGCTGTGACACGTGATTTGTCCGAAGTGCCAGAACCAGATGAGGACGCTGAACAAGAACGGCGTCCACCTCGAACAGTGCGGCGGCTGCCGCGGCATCTTCCTCGATGCCGGGGAGCTGGAGCAGATCGTCGCGGCCGAGGGCTCCTACTACGGCCACGGCGCCCCGCCCGCCTACGCGCCGGGCGGCCACGCCCCGCGCTACGGCGACTCCCCCAAGCCGTTCCGCCACGGGCACGGTGACTCCCCGCGCCCCTACGGCGGGCACGGTGGTCACGGCTACTCGGACTCGCCTCGCGGGTACCGCGGCGGTCACGGCTACGGCGACTCGCCGCGTGCCTACGGCGGGCACGGGCACAAGCGCCGCAAGGGTTTCCTCGAAAACCTCTTCGACTGAGCACCGAGTACGCGTGCTCGACCTGAAGATCTGCCCTGGCTGCGGTGACCGGGGCGACTACCCGGTCACCGCCGCGGGCGAACTGTCGTGCCCGCGTTGCGGTCACCACTGGCCGTTCCGGCGCCTGCCGCTGTTCGCGCTCACCGGGCCCAGCGGCGCGGGCAAGTCCACGGTCGGCCCGCGGCTGGCGGAGAAGCTGAGCGGCCGGGTCGTCGCGCTGGAGCAGGACGTGCTCTGGACCGGCGTGCTGCGGGAAAGCTCGCCGGACGGCTACGGCACCGGCGCGTTCCGCTCGACCTGGCTGCGGATGGCCGCGATGATCCACCAGAGCGGACGGCCGGTGGTGCTCTGCGGCACGGTCGCGCCGCCGGAGTTCGAGCCGCTGCCCGAGCGCGCCTACTTCGACCGCATCCACTACCTCGCGTTCGTCGCCGAGCCCGCGGCGCTGGCCGAGCGGCTGCGCGCGCGGCCCGCGTGGCGCGAATGGGACGAGCCCCGCATCGCGGAGATGCTCGAATTCAACGATTGGCTGCGCGAATCGGCGGCCACGCTCGACCCGCCGGTGGACCTCTTCGACACCACCACCGCGACCATTGACGACGCGGTGGACCACGCGCTGCGCTGGATCGAGGCCCGGCTACCCGCCTAACGGCCAGCGGTGCGGGCTGTCCG
Coding sequences within:
- a CDS encoding DUF445 domain-containing protein, with protein sequence MEQLTKPADPPGGLAGEEAKRAGLRKMKLVALSFLGGAFVIFLLTSWAQSAGWPGWVGYVRAAAEAGMVGALADWFAVTALFRHPLGIKIPHTAIIPNKKDALGKSLGDFVGSNFLSEAVVRDKLRRVGISERLGGWLAQPENADRVTSELATVLRGAVTVLRDDDVQAVVEQAVTRRLLDRPWGPPLGRLLASVFADGAHHKLVDLLCDRGYEWVRDNHTSMLRVVSDRAPSWSPKFVDEMLADKVYGEVLSFAWAIKTDVNHPMRLALDKFLAEFAQDLQTDPKTMERAEQVKQQVIEHQEVQKLIGSAWGTAKAMLLTAAEDPSSELRKRVRDGLLSLGAKLKSDDGLRDKVDGWVEGAAAHVVLNYSSEITTIITDTVERWDAEETSRKIELQVGRDLQFIRINGTVVGALAGLVIYTIAQLLF
- a CDS encoding DUF6069 family protein, translated to MSVTTAAPAATTVTGGGLTAAAVASAATATVAAAAEFAGIAPVVGGTPIPAFGFAVLTAICSVLGLVLALVLARTASHPRRAFVRATVALTVLSLAPDVLADALVTTKALLMLTHVVAAAIVIPAVARRLPA
- a CDS encoding YciI family protein, encoding MKHYLLAVQIDETVPEPEDELREQLARTAKVSDEIKAAGAWVFAGGLLPSHASTVVRPGNGTTTMTDGPFAETKEQLGGFWVIQCEDLDEALAWADRCALACARPIEVRPFDDVV
- a CDS encoding RNA polymerase sigma factor: MSVDLDGVYRAEYGRCVATLTRLLGDIGLAEEAVQDAFAVAVQKWEEALPANPGAWIVTTARNRAIDRLRRESTREARHAQALLLHQSDEPEEVGPVRDDQLRLIFTCCHPALSPLAQTALTLRLLGGLEVPEIARAYLVPEATISQRIVRAKKKIRDAGIPYRVPEAAELPDRLAPVLTVLYLVFNEGYTSTSGELVRTDLCAEAVRLARALAELMPDEPEVLGLLALLLLTEARRPARVGPSGELVVLAEQDRSLWNRALIAEGHELVRRCLRRNQPGPYQLQAAINAVHTDGEATDWAQVLALYDQLLQHAPTPIVALNRAVAVAEVHGPAMALATIEDLDLPGYHLLPATRADLLARLGRTADAAAAYDEAIELAKNPTERAFLKGRRATLA
- a CDS encoding CGNR zinc finger domain-containing protein; protein product: MRTTPEADVTLVLDFLNTVDVEEGTDELRGADSWHAWAAARDLRPGPVGEARSTRESLRALAGDPHATAGEVDVPVRIAVTPAGPSLVADSAVGAVLAAAARLSLLGEFARIKICPADNCRWAFYDRSRNRSRAWCSMSACGNREKARAWRQRATQS
- a CDS encoding VOC family protein, with product MTTAVPTFGSVVLDCADAPELAAFYAKLLDWPDADGDEQWRTLSNPAGGPKIEFQRVADFRAPDWPSPKKPQQFHLDLTVTDLAAAHERALHLGARLLDDSNDHDGKGFRVYADPAGHPFCLCAC
- a CDS encoding zf-TFIIB domain-containing protein, which gives rise to MRTLNKNGVHLEQCGGCRGIFLDAGELEQIVAAEGSYYGHGAPPAYAPGGHAPRYGDSPKPFRHGHGDSPRPYGGHGGHGYSDSPRGYRGGHGYGDSPRAYGGHGHKRRKGFLENLFD
- a CDS encoding AAA family ATPase, with the translated sequence MLDLKICPGCGDRGDYPVTAAGELSCPRCGHHWPFRRLPLFALTGPSGAGKSTVGPRLAEKLSGRVVALEQDVLWTGVLRESSPDGYGTGAFRSTWLRMAAMIHQSGRPVVLCGTVAPPEFEPLPERAYFDRIHYLAFVAEPAALAERLRARPAWREWDEPRIAEMLEFNDWLRESAATLDPPVDLFDTTTATIDDAVDHALRWIEARLPA